One stretch of Carcharodon carcharias isolate sCarCar2 chromosome 20, sCarCar2.pri, whole genome shotgun sequence DNA includes these proteins:
- the fam98b gene encoding protein FAM98B isoform X1, giving the protein MAMEEDVLDMLEALGYSGPLLEEEAFLKAVEAGPSSLEFTELCVWLSSQIKMLCNLEESINATASADDVESFLLEINGFLKEMSCPYSTLLTGDFKERLKKKEDCLKLLLYLSSELQTARILHSKSPPVSKGENNEEVRQEIKTVCATLGLPCPVSGVADAHLFKIMEEKVKNVTSKIPKSHVGEPLLKLTLTPEHWDKLMAINVALTNEYECRRRMLIKRLDVTIQSFGWSDKAKANTDNMAKVYQPKRHTLSLASTVTLAHLLAAREDLSKILKTSSGSLRERTSCAINKVMMGRVPDRGGRPSEIEAPPPEMPPWQKRQDGGRGGRGGGGWGGGQGGAGGRGGGGRGGQGGGGWGGGGGGGWGGGGGGGWGGGGGAGGWGGGGGWGGGGGQGSGGGWGGGGHGSGGGYGGRGGYGGRGGYGDMGGRGGYRRY; this is encoded by the exons ATGGCCATGGAGGAGGATGTCCTCGACATGCTGGAAGCCCTGGG GTACAGTGGACCATTGTTAGAAGAAGAAGCTTTCTTGAAAGCAGTTGAGGCTGGGCCATCCTCTTTAGAATTTACTGAACTTTGTGTGTGGTTATCATCACAGATTAAAATGTTATGTAATTTGGAAGAAAGTATAAATGCTACTGCCA GTGCCGATGATGTAGAAAGCTTTCTGCTGGAGATTAATGGCTTCTTAAAAGAGATGTCTTGCCCCTATTCAACGCTTCTCACAGGAGATTTTAAAGAGAGACTAAAAAAGAAGGAAGACTGCTTAAAACTTCTGC TATACCTGTCATCTGAGCTTCAAACTGCTAGGATCCTGCACTCTAAATCTCCTCCAGTGTCGAAAGGTGAAAACAATGAAGAAGTTCGGCAGGAAATTAAAACTGTTTGTGCCACATTGGGTTTGCCCTGTCCTGTATCTGGTGTTGCTGATGCACATTTATTTAAGATTATGGAGGAAAAG GTGAAAAATGTTACTTCCAAAATTCCCAAAAGCCATGTGGGAGAACCATTGCTGAAGCTAACACTAACTCCTGAGCATTGG GATAAGCTAATGGCAATAAATGTTGCTCTTACTAATGAGTATGAGTGCCGCAGAAGAATGTTGATCAAGCGCTTAGATGTAACCATCCAGTCATTCGGGTGGTCGGACAAAGCCAAG GCAAATACAGATAATATGGCAAAAGTGTATCAACCAAAAAGGCACACTTTGTCCCTAGCATCTACTGTAACTCTGGCACACCTTCTGGCTGCCCGTGAGGATTTATCCAAGATCTTAAAGACCAGCAGTGGTTCCTTAAGGGAACGGACCTCCTGTGCCATTAACAAG GTTATGATGGGGCGAGTGCCTGATCGTGGAGGTAGACCATCTGAGATAGAAGCACCACCACCCGAGATGCCACCATGGCAGAAGAGACAAGATGGAGGAAGAGGTGGTCgtggtggaggtggttggggtggtGGCCAAGGAGGTGCAGGTggaaggggtggtggagggagaggtggccagggaggaggtggctgggggggagggggaggaggtggctgggggggaggaggaggaggtggctgggggggaggaggaggagctggtggctgggggggaggaggtggatgggggggaggaggtggccaaggaagtgggggtggttggggtggagggggtcatGGAAGTGGAGGTGGTTATGGAGGGAGAGGTGGCTATGGAGGGAGAGGTGGCTATGGCGATATGGGTGGTAGAGGAGGTTATAGACGGTACTGA
- the fam98b gene encoding protein FAM98B isoform X2: MAMEEDVLDMLEALGYSGPLLEEEAFLKAVEAGPSSLEFTELCVWLSSQIKMLCNLEESINATASADDVESFLLEINGFLKEMSCPYSTLLTGDFKERLKKKEDCLKLLLYLSSELQTARILHSKSPPVSKGENNEEVRQEIKTVCATLGLPCPVSGVADAHLFKIMEEKVKNVTSKIPKSHVGEPLLKLTLTPEHWDKLMAINVALTNEYECRRRMLIKRLDVTIQSFGWSDKAKANTDNMAKVYQPKRHTLSLASTVTLAHLLAAREDLSKILKTSSGSLRERTSCAINKVVIYFDRL; encoded by the exons ATGGCCATGGAGGAGGATGTCCTCGACATGCTGGAAGCCCTGGG GTACAGTGGACCATTGTTAGAAGAAGAAGCTTTCTTGAAAGCAGTTGAGGCTGGGCCATCCTCTTTAGAATTTACTGAACTTTGTGTGTGGTTATCATCACAGATTAAAATGTTATGTAATTTGGAAGAAAGTATAAATGCTACTGCCA GTGCCGATGATGTAGAAAGCTTTCTGCTGGAGATTAATGGCTTCTTAAAAGAGATGTCTTGCCCCTATTCAACGCTTCTCACAGGAGATTTTAAAGAGAGACTAAAAAAGAAGGAAGACTGCTTAAAACTTCTGC TATACCTGTCATCTGAGCTTCAAACTGCTAGGATCCTGCACTCTAAATCTCCTCCAGTGTCGAAAGGTGAAAACAATGAAGAAGTTCGGCAGGAAATTAAAACTGTTTGTGCCACATTGGGTTTGCCCTGTCCTGTATCTGGTGTTGCTGATGCACATTTATTTAAGATTATGGAGGAAAAG GTGAAAAATGTTACTTCCAAAATTCCCAAAAGCCATGTGGGAGAACCATTGCTGAAGCTAACACTAACTCCTGAGCATTGG GATAAGCTAATGGCAATAAATGTTGCTCTTACTAATGAGTATGAGTGCCGCAGAAGAATGTTGATCAAGCGCTTAGATGTAACCATCCAGTCATTCGGGTGGTCGGACAAAGCCAAG GCAAATACAGATAATATGGCAAAAGTGTATCAACCAAAAAGGCACACTTTGTCCCTAGCATCTACTGTAACTCTGGCACACCTTCTGGCTGCCCGTGAGGATTTATCCAAGATCTTAAAGACCAGCAGTGGTTCCTTAAGGGAACGGACCTCCTGTGCCATTAACAAG GTTGTCATTTACTTTGACAGGTTATGA